ATTATGTTGGATATATCTGTAGAACTCCAGAGTTATGTATTGCACTTATCCCCAGCACTTGCATGCATGTCTCCCCTTGTCAAAATTTATTCTGGCAGATAGATATACTGCTGATGATGTCATTAGGTGTGAAGTATAACTAAAGTGCAACTGTCTCAGGAccacaaataaatataaaagggCTGGATAATTGTCTAAATGCCAAGTTGTTTTCTTTAGAATCATTCTAGGTGTTGTACAATCATCTCTGATAAGCTCGTCTCTTCTTTTGATTACTCTTGCTGCTGTTGTCAAACCAAACTCATCTATTTCTCGGTTGCTTATATTATTTACGTAATGTTATGTTTCAGGTGTACAAGATGCCCGGGCTCCTGTAGTGACATATCCGAGTGAAATGGATGGTGTACCTAAGATGTCATTACCTGTTTTTGGCCTTGCTTCATACAAATTCAGAGGGTCCTTGTGGACTCCTAATGGGGGATTTGAACGCCAGTTAGCTAACTCCCTGTCGCAGGCTGCTGACAACTTTCTAAGAGTGCTGCAGGTCAATCACCctgattttgtgtttttcagCCGTAGATGATATGAACTATGAAGATGTTACTAACTGTGTTGCTACCACCGTTCTAGAAGTGAAGCCTGTTTGCATGAGTTACTTGTGAAAAAATCCCTGTATTGTGTGAAATTCAGGGTGGCAAGTTGGTATGCAGGGATTCCCTCGTTTTGGTTTTCTGTTATTTTACTAcaggagaaagaaaggaaaaagaaaaggaaaaggaaaagaaaaggatgaaGGCAACTTAAAGAAAAGTGAAGCTTTGGCATGTGATGTGATGAAGGCTGTAATAACCTCAGCGAAAAGTGAATAGAGGAAATATAGTTAGATAAGCTATAGATGGTCTAGCTAATCAAAGTTGCTTTTTAATGGAAGCAAGCTCTGTCTTGCTCGTTTTCTGTGTTTTGTTCTTAGTAAGGAAGGGtatattataaaagaaaaaccaggCTCTTTTTTTATgccaagatgatgatgatgatgatgatgatgttagCATGTGTAATTTTATCTATGAGGGGATTTTGATATAGAGATTGTATTTAAGGTTTAGCTTGAGCTTCCTTCCCCGtatgtgtttttgtttggagTCACAACCGCCCACTTATTAACTCTTATCTATCTATCAAACTCTGTTTTATAGCGTAAAGATTGTTGATTCTGCTCTGGGTTTAAGCGGCAAAGAGGCTCTTCAaaccaaattattattatttttaaaatttcaacgCAAGAAAGAGAAGAACACAGAGCGCAAACGGGAAACAATTTTCAGGAGATAGGAAAGGAAGATCGGAAGTCCAATACAAAGGCTCTGGGAAATCATATGTTTTACAgcaaatgaaaattcaagatccatcaacttcaacttcatTATTAAGTAGGTCATGGAACTTGGTGTCCAAAGCGTCGGAACACATCTGACTCATAATGCGGTAGAAAGACAACAAATCAGAAAGCTGCTCTATCGACATCTTCCCAATTATGGCCCTTGcaactctctccctctcctcgCTCATGTTCAGTCGTTGTATGTATGCCGAAGCATTTCTTACTGTTGCCCCCATCTGCTTCAGCCTTTTCTCTTGCTGCAAACTCAGTGCTGTATTTGCCTGCATATACCACAACATTAGACCATTAAAATCGAACGATGACGGCTAATGTGATTATAATCATCGTTTAATTACTCACCTCCAGAAACTCTGCTCCAACGTCCAGTTGATCAGATTCTTTGCCTGAAACAATTCCACGCCTAGAATACATGTTTTTGGCAATGGAGAAGCTCCTTGCAATATTATTCCTCTTCATCTCTAGGTCCTGATCAAGCTGTGGAGCCTTCGGCACACATGCCGAGTTTTGACTGAGCTTCTTTTCATAAGCTCTCACTGCTTTAACAAATTCCTGCATGAATGATAATATTAACCATGACAAATGACACGCAACAAACcacaaacatgaaaaaacaaaacaatagaacaaattaattaaggtcTTACCCGATATGCAGCTGCGCATCCTGGATATTCAAAATTGTCTGAATCCTGTTGTCGCATTCTCTCCGGATGGAATTGAAGTCCCATAATAAACTTCCCCTCCTCAGGATTATAGGCATCCGGATCATAAAACCCTTCAACCAAACCATCAGGAGCGAAAGCCATCGGCGCGAATCGCTCTGCCAATCTCTTAACCCCCTGATGGTGATAACTGTTCACCCACATCTCCATTTTCTCATCATCCAAAGAATCTTTGAACCACTGATGCAAAGGTGTATTCTCCACCACCGTCACCCCATGTCTATGCCCGTCATAATTCTCATAGTTTATGTGAGCCACTCTTTGAGCGCAACTCTGATCTGGGCATTCTTTCAAAAGTTCTCTCTCAACATCTTGATAAAGTGTGCCTCCGCATGCAACATTAAGGACTTGGGATCCTCTGCATATTCCCAAGTATGGGATGTTTCTTTCTAGGCATAGCTTTGCAAGCCCCAGTTCAATGGAGTCTTTCTCTTTATCAATGGCGGTATCGCTTGCATGTAGCTTGCCAATTTCTTCTAGCTCGTCTGGAGAGAAACCAGAGAGCTGCGCATCGTAATGGGACGGATCAATGTCTTCACCTTCGCAGAGAAGAACTCCATGTATTGGTTCAAAGCTTTGGAGTAGCATGTGGACTCCACTGACTCTGGGGACAATAACAGGTACTGCTCCATAGCTTACAATTAGATCTAGATGATATTCTCCTGTCCCATAAGATgttttaataatcaaaattaaaatcaagaGCAACTGAAAGATTTTATTTGATGTtcgaaataataaaaaccaaattaagtttatgataACCAAAGGTATTGTTCCATTTGCATTGAAACTATAAGAACTGCTGCGAAATCTGAGTAACAGCATATCATATTCCAAGGAGATGGATATACGTAAAAAGTTGGTAGCCAAAGCCAAACAAAGTAACAAACAAAGAGATAGAGACTAACCCACGAAATCTACGAACTTGTTCTTGCGGAGGGTTCGTCGAGAGACGATAAGAACCCTAGGCAAAACCATTGACACATCAGAATTAGCCATTGATGAAAACAGTAACGTTGCACTGGACGAAGATCAATTATCTctaatacacacacacacgtatatatatatatatggagagagagagagagagagagagagagagagagagagagagagagagatgagtaTAAATATAACGAGAGTGTGATGTGGATGGATAGGGATCTTCTAAATGAGGTCTTAAGAAATGACGTGATAGTTGGTAATTATGTGAATGGAGAGCAATCTGCTAAGATTACattttgtttccttgtttcgtgggttggattttgtttcttgttttgcgTTTTGTAATAAGATCATAGACAAGATCGACTCTAATTAAGTGGCTGCCTCTTCTTCTTAATATAGTAATTACGATGATGATAACCAAATTGAAGATTTGCTCTTCGTCTTGGCTCCGCGTATGGCCTTTTTTGGCCAATGCTTATGCTTTATTTTCGTGCCATGTTTGTTAGCTTTGCGATATTTTAGGAATTTGGATAATTGATTAGCACCAAACCGAAAAGTCAAACTGCGAGTGAGTCAATCGTACATTCATTCATTCGTATGTGGATTGATCTTTGAGCACTCATTTGTGgcagaaacaaacaacaaaaagccCAAACCACCTCTAAATTGCCAAAGGCCCAAACACGGACAGCCCGGGCCCGACAAAAGTCCATATACTTGGTTACCTTTAAAAAGATCCGGTTCTATGTTTAGGTTTAGGTATTAAACAATCACTAAGTAATCCTTAACCAAGTACCAAAACAAGAATCTCAAAAGCATCGTGTCCCTCTCATATTTAAATGTAAATCTGTAacaaaaatagtaaaaaattATCACACAATGTTATCATTATTGGTGCTAAGTATGTACGATATCACTAGACAAACGACTAGTTGATACATTATCGTAGAATGATTAATTATTTACTCGCAGAAATATAGATAATGTTAATTTGTGTGAGTACATACAACCATCAATCTACATCAAACACCCATCCATCATTGAAGGGGTGACCTCCTACATCCGGTAGCACAACCGGCAAACTGGCGCTCCGACAATCAACCGCGCTCCTGCTGCTGACTATCTGTCCAAACCCATTTATGTTTGTAGATGTTATTAACGTTCACACCCCCACCACCGCACTTGAAGACAAActctttttgaagtttttattttattttttattttgcaagaAAAAGCAACATGTGAAACTCCAATCCGAATGTAGGAAGAGACTGCACCAGGGCAGCGACAAATTCCCGATTTTCTTCACccaaagaataaaaagaaaaagaaaaagaaaaaacgaaagttgcctatttctttctttttcatcaaAAGCAGAGATATTTTCAGTGAACCCAACCACACACACTCGTTCGCACAGAGAGAGTAATGGCAGTCTCCATACCCATAGTGGCCATCGTCACCTCTCTGCACCTCATCGCCTTCGTTTTCGCCGTCGGTGCTGAACGACGCCGTAGCACGGTAACTtcatatctctctctcctctccctctgTGTTTTATTGAAGTTAAAAGCCCTAACCTTTTTTGTGTTTGCGTCTGTGAAGGCCAAGATAGTGCCTGATGAGTACGACGAGCACACCTACTGCGTTTACGGGACGGACGCTTCTACGGCGTACGGATTAGCGGCTTTTGGGCTGCTTTTCGTCAGCCAGACGGTGCTAAACGGCGTCACGAGGTGTCTCTGCTGCGGCAAAGGCTTAGTGACTGGCAGCTCCACCACTTGGAccgtcttcttcttcgtcttctcctGGTAAATTTACCATTTTCTCCCCCCTCttgttttgtaatttcttGTTTATCTTATTAGTAATTTAGTACACACTGGTCCCACTGGAGTGTCTTAATCTCAGCTTGAGGGTTGGATCAACGGTCATAATCCTTCCATCTTTAGTAGAACTTAGAAGGAAGGAATCAGGTTCAATCTACTAATTGATGTCACTCATCAGTTGTTTATGAGCCACCACCTGCCCTGCTCTGCCCTGTCCGCCGCCTACATGTTTCTTGTGATGGCGAAAATCTGAGACTTTTGCACTTGCTTTTAATAATTGCCACAGTGCCACTCTACGTTTAGATGATCTAATGGTTTATTGGAGTTGTTACACAGTTACAgtgtattaatttttgtttttcgtttGTCTGGAATTTGGTAAAGAAAAGTTAAAGTAGCTTAAGTCATGATTTAGACCCAATTCCCTTACTTTGGCCCCTACCTTTACTTATCGTTTCCCCTTTATCGATCCGAGAGTGCTTTAATTTCAACATCTTTGACATTACGCATTGTGGAACTTATCAATGGATGATACAGGAGCATATTCAAAACTTTTCCCAAAGTTTGGTTCTTAAACAATGTTGTAGACGATATGGCAGTATCTTGTTAGAAATAAGCGTGGGGTTAAGTGGGTGTAGATATGAATACATGAAACACTATCGCTTCATTAAACTACGTTGGTTTAGAGTTGGGACTGTTTTGGTATCTCTAGCATTACTTACTTGGAATAGTGACAACCCAAATAAACAGTATGGATTCCGCTCGTAACCTCCATtgtgaatattatttttcccttGTTACTCTTTCGCGCTTGAGCCTTGAGTGAATGCTGTTCCCTACTCTCTAGTATTATGTTTGTGTAAATGATCTTATTTGCTTCATTTTGCTAAATCAAAATCTGAAGACTTTGAACTATGAATTAATTAGGACAAGCTTTTTGGGAGCCGAGGCATGCTTATTGGCAGGGTCAGCAAAGAATGCGTACCACACCAAGTACCGGGGAATCTTTAACGCAGATGACTTGTCCTGTTCCACTCTGCGTAAGGGCGTGTTTGCCGCCGCGGCTGCTCTTACACTGTTGTCATTGGCAGGGTCAAGTTTTTACTACTGGGCACATTCCAAAGCTGATACTGGGGGATGGGAGAAGCACAGAAATGAAGGCCTTGACATGAGCACTTCTAATTATGCAAATCATGAGCAGCAACAGCAAACCGGTGGATTTGAGAAGGTATAGTTCTGGTATTTGACATTTTCGTTTTGTCGGGGGGCCATGATATGATTGTAGTATGAGATTGAGTAGATCAGTTCCATAGTTTTGGTTGGTGGCTTCTTCTGTTGGAGGAGGGGGAAAACTTGAATGGGGCAAATATGAAATGGTCCTTCATGAGCCAAAAGACTTGTATATGCTatgtcatcatcatgtatgtttttttatatttgttacGGATGTCATCATGTATGTTACAAGTGCATTTCCAATTATATTTTCCACTTATGCTGGTTGTTTGATTTTCCTTACTTCCTGGTATTATAGCACTACCAAGACTCCTTTCCCATATTTCTGGATTTGTGGTATGTATATAAATCTCTGCTTAAAATGCGTTTTGTACGACTCCTTTCCCATCATTCAACCCTATTTCAAAAGAATGTCACAAGTTCACTTGACTGTCTATCTACTAACTATTTACGACAGAGGTCCAATGTTAATGGGTTCGTTCTAAATTCTTGCCTTTGTCTAAGACAATCTTACCAGGACAAACAAAAGTCAAACAAGAAAGAACCAAAcgaattgaaaaatatttttaaagccATTACATGATCTAGCAGTAAGCTGAAAGCTCCATCAGGTTGAAGATCAACCTCGGTGTTCTTCACATTATCAAGAAAATGATCAAGAAAACGATACATGATCAAGAAAACGAACGGATCATAAATCAAAGGCCTAAgcttttcaaaatattatcaaaatttaaaagtcAAGTCCTTTTCCGCAGCAGATTACACTCGTGTCTTGAGTTATTATTGAAATTAATATCGCCATGCGTTAACAAACGCATCCTCTGAAATTGGGTATTGCTATTGGCACAAAATGAAGTTTTAgactttttttaatcaaagcCCAGTAGCATTAGGTTATTCACTAATTGGACGTAAATGAAAATTAGGCATATAATTAGGAAAgccatatattatatataaagctGCTTCTAAAAGCTTTCTGCAAGAGCAACAAGAagaccaaaaccaaaaataaaaagcttcAACACAAACAATAACTAGGCATATACGTCCATCTCTCCCAAGTCACAAGGGCCTGGGAAAGCCAAGACCATTATTCTTTCTTAATACCAACACCACTCACTCCTATTGGCCAATGCTGCTACTAATCAAGATCATAAACAAAGACAAACTTGTAATTAAGATATAAAACGAGCATCAAACTTGAGATGATTAGCTAGAGCATGAGGGAAATGGGGAGCCACAAGTGCTTGCCACCTTCTTGGCGTTTGGGGAGTTGACCAGCTTCTGGAGGTTAGGGTCCTTGACATACTTGCAAAGGCAAGGCCTCTGCTCCTTCAGTTTGCCGCAACATATGGCAGAGGGAGGGCTTGAGGATGTGATTGCTGTGGCGCATGGAGCTAGCTCCAGTGGGCTGCAAGTCACTGCTGCCGTACACACCTGGCTTCCCCCAAAGACAAGAACAAAAGCTACAACGCACAATATTGCAACATTATAATAACACACTGATTTCATCTTCAGCTTTCAACCAAACAACCAATGTATATGTTATTATGTATGTTATGTTGCTGTTTGTAACTAAGAGtcagggagagagagagagagagaaatagagagagatGGGTGCAGTGCAGCTCTAGCTAGGTCTCTTGGCAATTTATAGAAGAGTGGCAAAGGATTGCGATCAGTTTGAGATTAATGGGAgagattattattttttaaatgattaCACTAAACTAGTAGGATATTAACCAAAGTGCCCCACCCCACCCATATGCTTAACATAACATGATTAGCTACTGACCAGGATTTACCTATTTAAATCACATTGCATTTCCCCTAATagctttatctttttaaaGCAAATATTTCGCTTTTAATATCTTGTCATTGTGGCGAACAGAGTCTAGCTCAGTAGAAAGGGCCTTAATTTACAGGACAATGATCTCATATTCGAACCCCATAATACTTTATAGTTTAAATCATCACttatattcaaatatatataggcgctgtgatgatgatgacaagCTCAACACCAAAAGATCAACATTTGCCATCTCTTTCATCACTAGTGCTAATTTCATTTGGTCAATGGTCAAATATTACTAGCCAGTCTAAATCACAATCTTCTTTTGATGTTAAAATGATGCGAGTTTATGCATGCCACTGCCATTGTGCTATATGTGCACTAATGATGATTGTTGGATGGAGCATGCTTAATTATCAGTGGCTCATGTGGTTCAGATCCACCGCACCCTTTTATATCCAACTTGTGGTCCACTCCAGTCACAAAAGCCACGCCTTATTTACCACCACACCAACCTTTGCTTTCTATTTGTCCCtcatccaaaaaataaaaactcaaactctgtaaTTATTAGCAACACTAATTACTCTAACCAccatatcaaaagaaaaacaaaaatccaaagATTGGGCTATATAAATCGTTTGGCAATTGCATTATTCGTTGAGTTTAGGCCCATGACAAAGCCCAAGGCCCAAATAATTCAACCAAAGTTCAGCCCAGGACACAActccctcttttttttattatttaaatttataaagaaaatccTGATTATTGAAAGTGATGAGctaatcaaataattataGGAGTTcgaattattttctttcacaaaAATGCGATATACAAAAACCATTAATAGATATTTAATACAGCgtgaatttgattttattataCTATTGATCTGAAATAGGCATGTGAAGCAATCTTGTAAGCCATGCCAAGGCCATTCCTTTCTTCCATGAAGTGATTTTCTTTGCTACCAAAGCTTAATTAGGAGCACGCTTCTTTTTGTATGTATAAAGACCCAGAACAAAACAGGGGCAGCAGCAAGCACTGTTGCAAGCTAAGACGCAGTGACATTGAACAGAACCATATCAACCAACCAACAATGTCCATGCCTCAAAGGCCACCGCATGCCATTTTTGGAGGAGGAAAGGGTAAAATCTTACATAAACATGGTACCATGATTTGCTGCACTTTTCCttaaattggttttggttttggttttgtagTGGCTGACATATTGTTATGGAAGGACAAAACATCAGCGGCTACAATCTTAGCTGTGTTCACCATAATATGGCTTCAACTTGAAGTACTAGAATACCAGTTTT
The window above is part of the Prunus dulcis chromosome 1, ALMONDv2, whole genome shotgun sequence genome. Proteins encoded here:
- the LOC117631173 gene encoding putative glutamine amidotransferase GAT1_2.1 → MANSDVSMVLPRVLIVSRRTLRKNKFVDFVGEYHLDLIVSYGAVPVIVPRVSGVHMLLQSFEPIHGVLLCEGEDIDPSHYDAQLSGFSPDELEEIGKLHASDTAIDKEKDSIELGLAKLCLERNIPYLGICRGSQVLNVACGGTLYQDVERELLKECPDQSCAQRVAHINYENYDGHRHGVTVVENTPLHQWFKDSLDDEKMEMWVNSYHHQGVKRLAERFAPMAFAPDGLVEGFYDPDAYNPEEGKFIMGLQFHPERMRQQDSDNFEYPGCAAAYREFVKAVRAYEKKLSQNSACVPKAPQLDQDLEMKRNNIARSFSIAKNMYSRRGIVSGKESDQLDVGAEFLEANTALSLQQEKRLKQMGATVRNASAYIQRLNMSEERERVARAIIGKMSIEQLSDLLSFYRIMSQMCSDALDTKFHDLLNNEVEVDGS
- the LOC117616125 gene encoding uncharacterized protein LOC117616125, yielding MAVSIPIVAIVTSLHLIAFVFAVGAERRRSTAKIVPDEYDEHTYCVYGTDASTAYGLAAFGLLFVSQTVLNGVTRCLCCGKGLVTGSSTTWTVFFFVFSWTSFLGAEACLLAGSAKNAYHTKYRGIFNADDLSCSTLRKGVFAAAAALTLLSLAGSSFYYWAHSKADTGGWEKHRNEGLDMSTSNYANHEQQQQTGGFEKV
- the LOC117614945 gene encoding non-specific lipid-transfer protein 2-like produces the protein MKSVCYYNVAILCVVAFVLVFGGSQVCTAAVTCSPLELAPCATAITSSSPPSAICCGKLKEQRPCLCKYVKDPNLQKLVNSPNAKKVASTCGSPFPSCSS